A part of Pongo pygmaeus isolate AG05252 chromosome 14, NHGRI_mPonPyg2-v2.0_pri, whole genome shotgun sequence genomic DNA contains:
- the KCTD12 gene encoding BTB/POZ domain-containing protein KCTD12: protein MALADSTRGLPNGGGGGGGSGSSSSSAEPPLFPDIVELNVGGQVYVTRRCTVVSVPDSLLWRMFTQQQPQELARDSKGRFFLDRDGFLFRYILDYLRDLQLVLPDYFPERSRLQREAEYFELPELVRRLGAPQQPGPGPPPSRRGVHKEGSLGDELLPLGYAEPEQQEGASAGAPSPTLELASRSPSGGAAGPLLTPSQSLDGSRRSGYITIGYRGSYTIGRDAQADAKFRRVARITVCGKTSLAKEVFGDTLNESRDPDRPPERYTSRYYLKFNFLEQAFDKLSESGFHMVACSSTGTCAFASSTDQSEDKIWTSYTEYVFCRE from the coding sequence ATGGCTCTGGCGGACAGCACACGTGGATTACCCAacgggggcggcggcgggggcggcaGCGGCTCCTCGTCGTCCTCCGCGGAGCCGCCGCTCTTCCCCGACATCGTGGAGCTGAACGTGGGGGGCCAGGTGTACGTGACCCGGCGCTGCACGGTGGTGTCGGTGCCCGACTCGCTGCTCTGGCGCATGTTCACGCAGCAGCAGCCGCAGGAGCTGGCCCGGGACAGCAAAGGACGTTTCTTTCTGGACCGGGACGGCTTCCTCTTCCGCTACATCCTGGATTACCTGCGGGACTTGCAGCTCGTGCTGCCCGACTACTTCCCCGAGCGCAGCCGGCTACAGCGCGAGGCCGAGTACTTCGAGCTGCCAGAGCTCGTACGCCGCCTCGGGGCGCCCCAGCAGCCCGGCCCGGGGCCGCCGCCCTCGCGGCGCGGGGTGCACAAGGAGGGCTCGCTGGGTGACGAGCTGCTGCCGCTTGGCTACGCGGAGCCGGAACAGCAGGAGGGCGCCTCTGCCGGGGCGCCGTCGCCCACGCTGGAGCTGGCTAGCCGCAGTCCGTCCGGGGGCGCGGCGGGCCCGCTGCTCACGCCGTCCCAGTCGCTGGACGGCAGCCGACGCTCGGGCTACATCACCATCGGCTACCGCGGCTCCTACACCATCGGGCGGGACGCGCAGGCGGACGCCAAGTTCCGGCGAGTGGCACGCATCACCGTTTGCGGAAAGACGTCGCTGGCCAAGGAGGTGTTTGGGGACACCCTGAACGAAAGCCGGGACCCGGACCGTCCCCCGGAGCGCTACACCTCGCGCTATTACCTCAAGTTCAACTTCCTGGAGCAGGCCTTCGACAAGCTGTCCGAGTCGGGCTTCCACATGGTGGCGTGCAGCTCCACTGGCACCTGCGCCTTTGCCAGCAGCACCGACCAGAGCGAGGACAAGATCTGGACCAGCTACACCGAGTACGTCTTCTGCAGGGAGTGA